Within the Miscanthus floridulus cultivar M001 chromosome 2, ASM1932011v1, whole genome shotgun sequence genome, the region TCCTGATACACTTCCCAAAAACACCCCAAAAATATAATTTGCCATTTTTTCCTGTTATATGATAATAATAGTTCATAAGTTAGATGATAAATTTACCCTTGCAGACCCCCAATTTTTCAAAGATATTAGCAACTCTTTAGTTTTTCCTAACATGTCCATGCAAACTCAATGTGCTCAAAGCTATCTGACTGTATAAGTCCACAATAGCAACAAAACCATCAAGTGActattaaaaattaaaaaaaggaTTGGTAAAAGAGAACGTAAGCTTACAAAAAACACTAGTCTATGTCAATCACGGTGAAATTCGTAAAGCAGGTTATCCTTTTTTGTCGGGAAACAGATTATTCTTGTTAGAACAGTAAAAGGATGAGTAATAGAAACAAAACTTTGCACGAAAATGAGAACGTACTCTGATCTTGTGGTGTAAGCAACTTCGACGAAAACACTGCCAATTCAGTATCACCAATTTTGGTGAACAGGCCAAGGCCATGTGAACAAACTTTTTCAAGAAGCTGATCGAAACTCCAGTGCGGTCTGTAATAAGAAATTGTTAAGCTAACCAGAGAGTGCATGCATGGAGCAGAGATACTAATAAATAACAAGGGTTTAAATGTACACAAGCATCTGCATGATTTCAAGAACAGACGGAACGTTTTAACATTTATGTGATAGCAAGTTAGAGACATAGCAGTCAATACAAGTGTAATTGACATACATGCAACTTGGAAGTTACTTGACCAGAACCACTACAGGTGCTTCTTACAAATTTAAAAGCTACACCTATTAGAGTAAACGTACCTTTCATGACTGCTTACAAACCATAGTCCAATATCCTTACTGTCGGGGGGTACCATCTTGAATTTTTTTGGCCACAGCTGGGAAAGAGGTACTGCCTCTAGATTTAAAATTTCAGGCATTTGGTTTGAAGATTCATAAACTCCGACAGAAATTTCTAAAGGGAAATGGGCTTCAATTCCATCACAAGTATGTATCAGTCCTCCAGTAACATGAAAGTTGCCCCTAAAAGAAAAATGGAAGTCTGATGTTAGTGGTTAATTGAAAGGAAAGTACATGGATACTAAAATAGGAAAACTATTACAGACTACACAACATAGCATTAAAAAGTGGCACTTCCATATTACAGGAGAAGGTATCATTATATTGCTTGAACATTCTGTTTGCTTATTGCATAGATGATTTCTATGATGTACAAAATCAAGGCGTTAAGATTTAGTTTCACTGCCTAATAAAAAACAAGGTTCATGGTTTATAGCACAGTCAATCAGTAACGTTTTCGTTGAAAGGGATGGGCAGTTCATGTCATTAGCATATCAAATGTGGGAAGATGTTAGTGTGATATCTATGAGATTTGGACTTGAGACCAAAATCAACTTCTGTTCAATTCGGTGGCAACAATATTCAGGGAACGGGCAAACTTTGGTGGTAGAGAAATAAAATCTGCCTGTTAGGACGAAGCTGAGAAAAATCCTGTATATACTATCCATAAAATAGGACTGGTTATACCCATACTGCGATACATGCATGCatacaaaaagaagaaaaaaatgcaCTAGCCTATACTGCTTACTTCCAGCAGGCTTCTGATTGATAATGTTTCTTCTGCAGCTTCGTATGTAAGATTAATGGTGCACCTGTTTCCAGAATATACATGTTATGATGAGATTCTGTAAAGAAAAAATTAACACTAGGAAATGAAAACCATTCACTGTGCTACTGTACATGCTCTATGCACTGAACTTAAATGGCCAAATACTTTCTGTTCTGTAAAATCTTCTTTTCTTATTAATAACAATGGAAAAACAAGCAAGTACTATAACCCTGCATTCCATGAAGGCACACGGAGAAAATTAAAATGACAAACAAAAGGATAAGAGTATAAGACTAAAAAAGAACTGTGGCGAAGGTACTTAAAAAGTATACTTATCGGATACACGCATGAATATTTCAGGCATAAAACACTAATTTGAAGGAAAACAAATGAACTAAAACAACCAATTAGCACTGTTATAATAAAACTGCAGCCTGAGTTGCAGTGTTGTCAGCTGGCTGAATGGCAGCAATATGTTCTTAGGTTTTACCTAAAATAGTAACCCACCTCGTTATAGTcaccctccccctccccccccccccccccccccccaaaaaaaaaaaaaaaaaaaaaactacctaCTAACAGCCTATAAAGAAATTCACCAGCAAGGTCATGAGTAAGTGAAAGGTAAACTTAGAATGCATGTCTTTCACAAGAATTTTTCCGAGTTGCTATCACATATTAGGATCATCAAATACCTGAAGATCTGCCATGGCTAATTGATGCCCCTGAGTTTCTTTCTTGCGACGATGCACCATGTTGCAGAGAAGCAATGGACTGCGCACTGTGTTTTGAAGGAACCTTTTGGCACTGCAGCATGACCAAATTGCATTATTTTTGTTTAAAAAAACTGATCTAAGATTTGGGCTTGATCTAGTAGTAGTATTATAATATACCTCTGTGGAAGATTCACGGTGCACAGGTATTGGAGTCAGCAACACAGGCTTCACACTAGGTTCCTGTGTTATGGGAGCAGCAGTTCTTGTATCAGGATAAACCTCAACAGACCTTTCACTAAGCACAGATGTTGGGCTTAGCAATGTAGGCTCCACAATAGGAGCTTGCAAGACAGGAACTGTAGTACTTGTTGTAGTTAAATTGATGTCTCTACTGCACAACTTTCCACTCTCAGGTGTGCACACACTCTTAGAAGGTCCTGCCTTTGTAACAAGAGGATTGTCACTTGGATGTGGAGCACCAGTTTGCTTGGGACTAGGAAACATAGGATTTGTCACTACCTCTTTTGGCAAACTACCAGACATTTTTTCACTGTTCTGGCCTTGAGAATGCAAAATACTCAAACTGGAGCTCCTGGCAAGTGCTTGTGTACTGACCATTCTGTCTAGATTTCTAGGAGTAGCATCGGTATTCAAATTAGTACTCGGTTGTGAGGATTTGTAACTTGGTGATGCAAGGTTCTTTAAAGAAGAAATGCAGGGAGTGACAGAGCTACTTATGTGCCCCCCGGCAGATGGGTCCCTATTTTTAGCTGTCTCAAGCCTCTTACAGGGTAAACATGAGTTATAGGATGACTCTGATGGCATAGGATTTTGAGCGAGAGATCTGGATCCCAGAAGAGATACTCTACGTGAACTTGGAGGTGGTGTGACACTTCGTCTGCAATGTCTTTTCTGTGACCCAGCTGACCCAACAGTTCTACCATATAGTTTCCGATGCTGTAAATAGGTAATGTCTTCTGCAGCAATCAGCTTCACTCTTGCATTAGGTTTTGAATATGTACCACCAGAAAATCTAGCCATCTTGAGCTTATCTTGAGAGTTTGGTTCTACAATTCCCTTGGTTGTGGATGTTGCCTCATTACCGTGCTGCATTTGGTTATGTCTGgatctaaaataaaaaataatgttAGTCAATCGGCAAATCAAATATGGCCAGAATCAACATAAGAAACTGAGATTTGGCACAGAAATGCATTAATTTCACAGAATTCATGTAACAATCTGCCAACAGTCTACACAGACAACAAATATATGCATAATTATATGATGCAATGGTTCCCTGATTCAGTAATTATAGAGAAAATAGGAAGCATAAAAGATAGAACAAGTTAGTACACCGTATGTCAATACATCTTCCAAAATAAGGAGTCAGCTACAGCCGGAGTTTTAGAGATTAGAGAACACttaacaaaaaggaaaaaaatagaaACATGTAAGTGTAGTGCAACTATTTTCTCAGAATCTCAGTATAAAAAAGCAATATCATCAAGCATATATCAATTTCGTATCTTATCATATACAACAGTATTGAACCTTGAACATTTAAATATAGTCCATTCACAATTCCTAGTTTACTTCGGCCAAAACtgatatatgtttgttatttaggAGTAGTTCTATACAATATGTCAGTGTAACAtttattccaccaccaccaccacccaaaaaaaaaaaattatgctaaTTGACATGATGAAAGAACAAACTTATATGAGGATCGTTATATGGGTTAATGGAGAACTGAAAATTCATTGGGTCGATCAATTTAAAGACAAAGTTGTAGGCAGTCGATATGTGCTAGCTATCCACAAAATTGTTGAAAGTTTTGCCACAAAAAAGGGCAGAGATGTTAAGAAAGCAGTATAACAGTCCTGCTAACAAGAGCAAATACAAATCACATTGATCAACAGGGTATCTTCAAGAAAATTTTCAAGCTAAAATGCAAACAAGCACAAATGAACCCATTTACATTTTTTTGTGCATAATACAAGCACGAAGTTCAGTAAGGGGGAAGTATACCTTGAGTCTTGCTTGCACTGACAGCGGGCATTATTTCCTGAACCGAAAACACATGTTGCACAAAATGTGCCCTGACCCTGAGTAGAGCAACGCAAATGAAAAGCTGTTTCAAATACAGGATAGGGTACATGTATTCCAAAGCATCATAGAAGACACAAAAAACAACATAAATACTAACAGCGAACATTTGTGTAAGACGGTCAAATCTAATTCAAGAGGTGAATTTAATTTCTTCAGTTATCCGCATGCCAAAAACCAATTGATGGATAAAACAGAGATGCTCTGCTGGAAGCCCGCAAGACAATCATGTACGAAAGCATAACATAAACGTGAGAGCTAAGAGCAGGATCACATCACAGACACTGTCTACCTAATGGAACAGATGATGTCGCACCAGTAAATTTCACGGTAACAAAAATAATCCGCATAAACTACCAatataaaagataaaaaaaaacagcAACAAATTCGGTGAACCAGTGGCATCAAAACCACATCTGCAGCTACTAGTTACACACAGGACATGACAGCATTACAAAAACAGGCGGCGTTGCGCAATCTATAGGCGAGGGATCATGAGGAACAACAAGATAACTCCTAAAAGGTATAAAATAAAATATTTCCTCATTGTTCCCCGCACCACGCACACGCAAGCGCGAACACAAAACCCTCGCACGGAAAACAGAAAGCAAGAGCATCTCAAGCAAAAAAACATCTCATTTCACTCCACCCCAACAAAACCCCACCGAAGGGAACCGCGATCGGCAGGACGATTTGAGGAAAAGCAGCGCGGTCGCGCAGAGAGGAGGGAGTGGGGTCCGATCACCTGTGCGGCCTTCCGTGGCGTACCGGGGCGGCGAGCAGCCGGCGTCGTCGGAGGcgggggcggcgccggcgccggcgccgggtgGGAGGTGGGGGCGAGCCTACTAGGGTTCGGTGGCTGCCTCTCCACGTGACCCATTGGTGGATTCCTCCCTCGATCGCAAGTTCGCCGCGGTGAGGGGCGGAGAAAGAGGGTTTTGCTCGCGTGGTGGGGGTGTGCAGAGTGCAGTGCACAAGGAGCATGAAAGCAGTTTTCAGCAGCAGACGACGGGGTGGCTCGCAACAGAGAGGAATGGGCGTTTCGTCTGCCTCCGGAGGGACGTGATGGGTCCGCAAGGCGTGGGTCCATCTGTCAGTGAAATGTGTTCGTTGCGGAAGGCGTGCGTGCCCGCATTTCCTGATCGAGAAGCGGGCCCCACGTCCCTCGCGGGCTCGTCGGGCCTTCTTCGGCATCGGGGCATCGGGCGCTACATCTGCAGATCCACGGCTGGTGATTAGCATGCATGCGAGACAGAGGGCGCTGACGGTAGTGTGACCAGCTGTCATCCGAAGTACAACGCGGGTAGAAACGCTTGCTGGCTGCTTTGATCGGAAGCGGAAGGGCCGCCGCGTGACACGCGGCAGGATTGTTGGAATGGACGATCAACAGCACACTTGCAGGTAGAACCCCTTTCGTTGATGAATTATTTGAGGCCCCATTAAAGGGCGAAATTTTATAAGAATGGTACAGAAAAGTTTTATCAGTTCGTTTTCTTAAGAAAGAATAGGATAGAAAAGAATTTCACGTTCCAAATGGGACCTAAGCAGGCAAAGTTTActgaggccgcgtttagttcggctCCGAATTCGGCGCCGCCGGAATCACAGGAACTGTAGCAGCCACTGTGTgtgcactgtagcattttgtttttatttgataataattgttttatcgttgactaattagactcaaaacgttcatctcgcaaagtacaaccaaactgtgcaattagtttttgatttcgttaatacttagtactccatgcatgtaccgcaagtttgatgtgacggaaaatctttttttttatagtaccaaattctggaatttggagaactaaacagggcctgatTGTGATTGAACGATCAATGAGGAAACTGAGGTGGTAAATAGAGTGATAAAATACTGGCTATTGGGAACATTTACTCGTGAGTGAGCCAGTTCAGGCGTTCACACCTAGTACGCTAGTGGGTACTGTGCCATCACACCAATCAAATCAAAAGAACTAGAAACCGCAAAGGTGCTATCACTCTCGAGGGTAACATGGAACAAAGGTAGCTGAAGTCTGGGTAGGAGGAAAGAGAAGATGATTAAGAGTAACCGTGACGTAGAGTAGATATATACGATTTCTTATGGTTTGGACATCAAGCATACTACTTTGTTTTTTTCAGACAATGATATACTACTTTAGCCGTTAACTAAAATTATAAATTGCATGTAAAATACAATAATATTATGTTTAAAGTGCTTTAAAAACTGAATCTGGCTATGCTATTTTTACAAGCCGaatcatatataaatatatgttcgTGGTCAAAGTTACTTTGATATTAATACTAGTTACTAGAGTTAGTTATACCTACCACAATAAATTATATATGTGGTTGTATCAATTTAATTCAACAAGTTAAAATGTGTAAATGGACTTGTTAAATGTCTGAAGTTGCTATGTCATGGATTTTTTTCTTTGCGGCCGGCAGTTGACGCGAACTAATTATGTATgtagcccctcccctccctccctccccccccccccccccccccccccctcatccAACCTAACGAGGCATGCAATTTCGTAAAATTCAAAGAACGATGGACGGAAAGCACTACAATGTTAACTCAAATGACAACACAGGTTTGTAAATGTTAactcttgtctccaccttcataaTTGAGAACTTGTTGATTGAAACAATTACCTTCCATTAGGAATGTGAAAGGCACCATGTTGTGTAGCCTCAAGGCTCTTTACTAGATTGTGCTTTCATCATGGGCAATCAACTGCTACCAAGGCTTTGTTTCCACTAACAGGAAAATCAGCAACAACGAAGAAGAAAAAGGCCTCCACAAGTCTTTCTGCTCCtacaatgaagaagaggaaggactGCACCTGCAATGAACAAGAGGAAGGCCTCTAAAGATGTTGTCAACAAGATGAAGGACATGATCAAGGAGTCCCCTTGTCTGCAAGGTGTGTTCTTTTGTCAAATTATGTTCCTTTGTAGCAGTCTCAATGTAGGCTAAAGCGGTGATCTTTTGCGCTAAGTAAGCATCTAGACAATATGGATGCAATACTGTATTCTGAGATGCATCAATCTTGTGGTCTTGCAACATGAAAATGCTGCCACTTAATAGCTTTAAATCCTCCATGAAAAacaagtctctctctctctctctctctctctctctctctctctctctctctctctctatatatatatatatatatatatatatatatatatatatatatatatatatatatatatatatggaactactatcctgtagctggctgcagaataacttattctgtagccactttgagttacgataattactatgttattttacgagattatagtaactccttactaagtggtttaatataacgttatggtaaatatccccatgtgttatagtaacccaactatcgtaaatatgtatttatattatggtaaattagtatataaaattatagtaaatggaggtggctacagaataacttattttgtagccggctactgaatagccacctggggagaggctattcagtagccggctacaaaataagttattctgtagccacctccatttactataattttatatactaatttaccataatataaatacatatttacgatagttgggttactataacacatggggatatttaccataacgttatattaaaccacttagtaaggagttactataatctcgtaaaataacatagtaattatcgtaactcaaagtggctacagaataagttattctgtagccagctacaggatagtagttatatatatatatatatatatatatatatatatatatatatatatatatatatctttaaatCCTTTGTTATACAAGTGGTGTTCTTAACTATTTTCATGCAATAACTATGCATGGACACATGTACCAAAAATAATGCACTATGTCTCAAAATTTCCCGGTTCACACACAAGACAACACAATTTTGTGCATAcgtctcaaacttcacatcctcaTCACAGCATACACATTCCACATTACAGTTACACACACAAATCAGAATGGGAAACTTCAAAAGCACAATTATTTGGTTTCCAAATCCTTCTAAAGCAGTGATAGGAAGACCTGTTTGAgtgttcttctttcctttttcttGGTTCTGCTCCACCTCCGCAGGTGTCTTTCTTTCCATCGTCTTTTTTCTCCTTGTCCTTAGGGTCTGCAAGCACCTCCAAGTTCTCTTCTTCGCACTTCCAGAATGGGCAACCACTCCCATCACGCTGCACGACACAAATCAAACTCAAGACATCCAAATTTGAATCAAATAAAAAAGGATCTGAGTTGGTCACAAGCTCTTTGGAGCGAGGCAAGCGTAGAAGATGCGACAATAGTTCCATTCTCATCATTTTGCGCCGCTAGCTCTCGGACCTCGAAGCACCCGCAGTCCGAGCACATAATGAGCACTActacattgaaagcatctaggccctttgTTGggttttcggtgattaatgacaatacaagattactataactaacgtgtgttttgcagaggcaattaagttaggtcatggtaatggagatcaattgggcaatcaaggtggtcatgccccaacgatggaaatcgtttcggttttcaaaggatggacgacaaggttaaggatgactagttctaagtgtcgattggagttggagtgacacttagagtagtttaagactttgtttttcctttggccatactattaaggggggatatggacgggtagcttgacctagatgagtctagtgagttaggtgtggtgcacacttgttaaaactagcactaggtagctccacaacagccctatgatcatatggagcaaacttcattcacatatgttcgagagttggaagtgaatggagggtcaaatgctgtaacacctcggtgttaagtaTGCATTAatattttgcaaatcatgagcataatcaccatcatgcattcataagcatgacatgaaatatagaattgaaacatactaatgaaacatgtatgttgcatagttttaTTTTGATAGATTGTATGCTATATTTCTTTTGCCATGTGTGAACCTTGattgatcacttagaccacttagaagtaattaggatgcaatttggagcaaggtgtatattcaaagttttctcaaattttgcttttaaaaataatattctaaaatagggtttttgatttaaattaactttaaatctatagttcaaaatctaattggattttggccttactccttttggcaaagttgtagagtatatttttctgaacaacttttattttgggtccaacttttgaaattgctttgaaaaggtttaaaaattcatttgaatgaatttggggaagaaaataaaaaggaaagatCACATTTTCACTTAATAGACCGCCAGCCTCCCTTCTGACCCGCTCACGGATTCGGCCCGCAGCGCCGCGCGCTCGAGCTCCCGCCCCGCTCCAGCGCCGCGTGCTTCACCCTGGCCCAGCAgccgctttgccggcccaggcccacgccaCGCCTCCCGCTTGCCCGCGCCCGCGCGCCTGCGTCCTGACCACGGCAGACGCCCGCCGCCGCGTGGTCGACATGCGCCGGTGACGGCGACACCTAGCCATCCCGGTGGCCCCCGCACCCCACGCGCTCACCTACACCTCCGCACGCGCAACTGACTCCCCTGCGCTCTCTCCCATTTTCCTCTCACGTGCCAGCAGTAGAGCACACGCACGcgctcgcctccgccaccgcccacaccagcgccTCGCCAGAGTTGGCTCGCCCGACCACCCCAGCTCACCGTCGACCGCTTCGTCTCACCCaaagctccgcctccacctcgcgcatcCCGTGCTCGCATCGGTTCGCCTTGGTAAGCTTTCACCGGCCGTGAATCGCTCAccggagtgagctcctcctcgcccgaGTGCTCCGCTCCATGGACATTTCCTCTCCGCTTCGCATCCCGCTCTCTTTTCTCGCGCACGAGCACCACACCACGTCACTGAGGCTCCCGATCGCCTCCACTCACCGTGCCGTGGCCAGGGACGCCCCATCGGCGAcgacccgcgccgccgctccgccatgcatggcggtggCCGGCTTCCTGAGCTCCTTGGCCCATGCCACAGGCACCGTTGGGTTCGCGCGAGGGTGGGGAGCACGCTGGTCACCTTAGCTgaccggagacctcaccgtcggtgagctctcGCCGCCGGTGATCTCCTCTGGTTTCTGTTCGACTGACGGGTGGGGCCCAGTCGGCCTTAGGGGCCACTAGTCAGCCGCAGGGGTGCAAGCCTGGGTAGagatccgggtggatctagcgTTTATGCCTCGGTATTCAAAAAGGGTTTTTAAGAAATGATTTCTAGAAAATGTTGTAAAGGCTTCAAAAATCCATAGTTTGCTCATTTTAGCTCCAAATCGAGTGAGACCAATTTTATTGTGTTTCTTAGAAGTAGATCTACAATATAAAAATGTTGCATGTCAGTTTTGGGATACATTTATATAGGGCTTTAGTTAATTCTTGTAATTGCTGTTTTCTTGGAAAATGCTTAATAAAtagaatatacatcagaaaaatatgattctaatttggttgatctattcttgagatgtactttctgtgaaaaatatatgccatgcttgTTCTATAGAAAAATATGGCTATGTGATTTAGGTGCATTTATTTGCtatttcttgtaaaattgctagagccaaaaatatgaataaaacatgtaggtgaaacttttgtatagtgattgtatgctatgtaaATCATGGGAAAAAtatcaaatctgttgtttgacacttttcatagtacaaagtattttcatgcttaattatcaaccatagcttgtcatttttgtgtaggcttgtTATACTTATCCACatgcaatgaaaattttatggtagactaATTATTGGCtaaggaagctactgtaattttctcataattttatgagcaccagaaatatatgttgctgttgtagccctagtttaaaatgaaataaaataatcttctttaatgcatgtttagttaataatgtttgctttggtgtatctttgaagcatcttagcttgcggtggtgacttggcatgttagtacagtggttgtagtagtagtatagtagtacatgttcttggataatGTTGGCTACcatgtagaagagctttacttctactatgtccaataaagttaaacatgttcatctacattccatgcatcatgatcattacatgtcatctctccgatgcacctatgcatgatcacttatacatctgcatcatataggatcgcaggaggagttgctagtagcagttcaggaagagcagaccggaaCAGATCCATAACAAatctaggcacaggaggtgctagaggaagagaagcaaggagaggacttgcccaagtgtgtggatcatcaacctagtttgttcgaatgaggcaagccctggagcattctaagtctcctactttataaaagcaattctttctatatatgagtttatatattgttgcattaagttataggagttgattgaaaccgttgatgcatttattactatccttgcctaccttattacctttttaccctgttaggtcggtgaaaggtcctaatggctagaggggggtgaatagcctaataaaaatttctacaacaacacttaacaaaatggttagacaattatgaggcgaagcaagtgttgcgctagcctactcaagatgcaagccacctatcacaattttagtttagatagtgtcgattcacacaagagctattacactaccctatgttagtgtgctctcaaaggctaactaaagagccacaccaacccagtatgcaagctctcacaactagctacactatgcttgtcaactagtttgcgataaagtaaagagagtgatcaagagggttatatcgccatgtagatgaaagaaccaatcaatcacgaagatgaataacaatgaagatcaatcacctcagaatcaatgatgaacacaatgatttttactgaggttcacttgcttgctggcaagctagtcctcgttgtggtgattcactcacttggaggttcacaagctaattggcttcacacgccaaaccctcaatagggtgctacacaaccaagacaagatgaggatcacacaagccacgagcaatccactagagtaccttttggcgctccgccggggaaaggtcaagaacccctcacaatcaccacgatcggagccggagataatcaccacctccgctcaacaatcctcgctgctccaagccgtctaggtggtggcaaccaccaagagtaacaagcgaaatccgcagcgaaacacgaacaccaagtgcctctagatgtaatcactcaagcaatgcacttggatcactcccaatctcactatgatgatgaatcaatgatggagatgagtgggaggactttggctaggctcacaaggttgctatgtcaatgaaaccaaagatgtgagccacaaccagccatggggcttaaatagaagcccctacgaaatagagccgttgtaccccttcactgggcacactgtgctctgaccggacgctccggt harbors:
- the LOC136535512 gene encoding uncharacterized protein isoform X2 encodes the protein MGHVERQPPNPSRLAPTSHPAPAPAPPPPPTTPAARRPGTPRKAAQGQGTFCATCVFGSGNNARCQCKQDSRHNQMQHGNEATSTTKGIVEPNSQDKLKMARFSGGTYSKPNARVKLIAAEDITYLQHRKLYGRTVGSAGSQKRHCRRSVTPPPSSRRVSLLGSRSLAQNPMPSESSYNSCLPCKRLETAKNRDPSAGGHISSSVTPCISSLKNLASPSYKSSQPSTNLNTDATPRNLDRMVSTQALARSSSLSILHSQGQNSEKMSGSLPKEVVTNPMFPSPKQTGAPHPSDNPLVTKAGPSKSVCTPESGKLCSRDINLTTTSTTVPVLQAPIVEPTLLSPTSVLSERSVEVYPDTRTAAPITQEPSVKPVLLTPIPVHRESSTECQKVPSKHSAQSIASLQHGASSQERNSGASISHGRSSGAPLILHTKLQKKHYQSEACWKGNFHVTGGLIHTCDGIEAHFPLEISVGVYESSNQMPEILNLEAVPLSQLWPKKFKMVPPDSKDIGLWFVSSHERPHWSFDQLLEKVCSHGLGLFTKIGDTELAVFSSKLLTPQDQRKNGKLYFWGVFGKCIRKKTCQPNSHIKNVEISNPSQTNDSCNKYEEVGMKLDVTKGKEKESAESDIGMTLGANGGNPTDVTGNRETVRDNYEGVAKVLDLTGGEDSDRVNDCMAVLGTPDSNPASSCSVPATSYGCCRHDSAKNSTSILEDSACQPADRSLVSPDLILDIPPEFSPVPPGFTKAHCQLQISTAALTYADVPPGFPTDIPPGFTEAHRGLPPAISPAGPACVSTPGTQKKPFVRFSLNAPRPVKMGVPLGFTPLHAVKKEPGLPAVDESTDKPTLYSLAAAASAVVKSGKGDEMKIADNEVKIEQDENSEEGEFPKIRRLSDLYRGPSDSTEISRPMSAHLPDKFQEQTPEKQMHERKRECQGPSPAETAIKKSNVNGRIALNKGAGHGNGEARCVCASIGGRAAMPTKGPLAASPGGHLDN
- the LOC136535512 gene encoding uncharacterized protein isoform X1, which encodes MGHVERQPPNPSRLAPTSHPAPAPAPPPPPTTPAARRPGTPRKAAQGQGTFCATCVFGSGNNARCQCKQDSRSRHNQMQHGNEATSTTKGIVEPNSQDKLKMARFSGGTYSKPNARVKLIAAEDITYLQHRKLYGRTVGSAGSQKRHCRRSVTPPPSSRRVSLLGSRSLAQNPMPSESSYNSCLPCKRLETAKNRDPSAGGHISSSVTPCISSLKNLASPSYKSSQPSTNLNTDATPRNLDRMVSTQALARSSSLSILHSQGQNSEKMSGSLPKEVVTNPMFPSPKQTGAPHPSDNPLVTKAGPSKSVCTPESGKLCSRDINLTTTSTTVPVLQAPIVEPTLLSPTSVLSERSVEVYPDTRTAAPITQEPSVKPVLLTPIPVHRESSTECQKVPSKHSAQSIASLQHGASSQERNSGASISHGRSSGAPLILHTKLQKKHYQSEACWKGNFHVTGGLIHTCDGIEAHFPLEISVGVYESSNQMPEILNLEAVPLSQLWPKKFKMVPPDSKDIGLWFVSSHERPHWSFDQLLEKVCSHGLGLFTKIGDTELAVFSSKLLTPQDQRKNGKLYFWGVFGKCIRKKTCQPNSHIKNVEISNPSQTNDSCNKYEEVGMKLDVTKGKEKESAESDIGMTLGANGGNPTDVTGNRETVRDNYEGVAKVLDLTGGEDSDRVNDCMAVLGTPDSNPASSCSVPATSYGCCRHDSAKNSTSILEDSACQPADRSLVSPDLILDIPPEFSPVPPGFTKAHCQLQISTAALTYADVPPGFPTDIPPGFTEAHRGLPPAISPAGPACVSTPGTQKKPFVRFSLNAPRPVKMGVPLGFTPLHAVKKEPGLPAVDESTDKPTLYSLAAAASAVVKSGKGDEMKIADNEVKIEQDENSEEGEFPKIRRLSDLYRGPSDSTEISRPMSAHLPDKFQEQTPEKQMHERKRECQGPSPAETAIKKSNVNGRIALNKGAGHGNGEARCVCASIGGRAAMPTKGPLAASPGGHLDN